In the genome of Raphanus sativus cultivar WK10039 chromosome 4, ASM80110v3, whole genome shotgun sequence, one region contains:
- the LOC108838525 gene encoding NDR1/HIN1-like protein 10: MQQDPNSRPAPGYPYPYPPPQPANGYPPNPGTAYPYQNHNPSYYPPPPQPPSPRAVLIRRLFTAFTVLLLILGIILFIFFIVVRPQPPTVYLNSLSVSNFTVADNRLTGKWDLRLQFQNPNSKMSLHYDDVLCTLHRGRETLSETRLQPFDLGTKDQAPFNATLSVSGTYVDGRVVDSIGKERAEKGSVEFDLRVDSLVTFRYGVYRRRRYVTVFCDDVAVGVGGNSTSGNMVGLGMRCKPY; the protein is encoded by the coding sequence ATGCAGCAAGACCCGAACTCCAGACCCGCCCCCGGGTATCCATACCCGTATCCGCCTCCACAGCCCGCCAACGGTTACCCTCCCAACCCCGGAACCGCCTACCCCTACCAAAACCACAACCCTTCTTACTACCCGCCCCCTCCTCAGCCGCCTAGTCCACGCGCCGTCCTAATCCGCCGCCTCTTCACCGCCTTCACCGTCCTCCTCCTCATCCTAGGCATCATCCTCTTCATCTTTTTCATCGTCGTCCGTCCCCAGCCGCCGACCGTCTACCTCAACTCCCTCTCCGTCTCCAACTTCACCGTCGCCGACAACCGCCTCACCGGGAAATGGGACCTCCGGCTCCAGTTCCAGAACCCCAACTCCAAGATGTCGCTCCACTACGACGACGTCCTGTGCACTCTGCACCGCGGCCGCGAGACTCTCTCCGAGACGCGTCTGCAGCCGTTCGATCTCGGGACGAAGGATCAGGCTCCCTTCAACGCGACGCTCTCCGTCTCCGGGACCTACGTCGACGGTCGGGTGGTTGATTCGATCGGGAAGGAGAGGGCCGAGAAAGGGAGCGTGGAGTTCGATCTGAGGGTGGATTCTTTGGTTACGTTCCGGTATGGAGTGTACCGGAGGAGGAGATACGTTACTGTTTTCTGCGATGACGTGGCGGTTGGTGTCGGAGGGAATAGTACTTCGGGGAACATGGTTGGATTGGGTATGAGATGTAAACCTTATTGA